A genomic region of Anaerolineae bacterium contains the following coding sequences:
- a CDS encoding glycosyltransferase family 2 protein, producing MRRAATAEEIFLSFVIPAYNEEKRLPRTLERVLDYFGKQDYSWEIIVVDDGSEDGTASVVESFQRRTPNLHLIRNTHRGKGYAVRSGVLASRGRFIVFSDADLATPIEELPKLLNPLQEGYDVAIGSREGLGARRYGEPWHRHLMGRIFNLLVRLLVVGHYQDTQCGFKGFRREAGHDLFRRVRLYGDDAVEIKGGAVTAFDVEILLLAHKRGYKVKEVPVVWYYGENTKVNPFKDSFRMLMDIIKVRWNDWRGFYD from the coding sequence GTGAGGAGGGCAGCCACGGCCGAGGAAATTTTCCTGAGCTTTGTGATTCCAGCTTATAACGAAGAAAAAAGACTTCCCCGCACCTTGGAAAGGGTGCTGGATTATTTTGGAAAACAAGATTATTCCTGGGAAATTATCGTCGTAGATGACGGGAGCGAGGACGGAACTGCTTCGGTGGTAGAGAGCTTCCAGCGCCGTACCCCTAATTTACATCTTATTCGTAACACTCATCGGGGCAAAGGTTATGCTGTGAGGAGCGGTGTCTTAGCTTCCCGCGGCCGGTTTATTGTTTTTTCAGATGCTGACCTGGCCACCCCAATAGAAGAACTGCCCAAGTTACTTAACCCTCTGCAAGAAGGTTACGATGTGGCCATAGGCTCAAGGGAGGGCCTTGGGGCTCGCCGTTACGGAGAACCATGGCATCGCCACCTTATGGGCAGAATTTTCAACTTACTGGTCAGGCTCCTCGTGGTGGGCCATTATCAGGATACTCAATGCGGGTTCAAAGGCTTCCGCCGCGAAGCAGGCCATGACCTCTTCCGACGTGTGAGGCTTTACGGGGATGATGCGGTGGAAATAAAGGGTGGGGCTGTCACAGCCTTTGATGTGGAAATCCTCCTCCTCGCCCACAAGAGGGGCTATAAGGTTAAAGAGGTGCCTGTGGTGTGGTATTACGGTGAGAACACAAAGGTAAACCCCTTTAAGGACTCTTTCCGGATGCTGATGGATATCATCAAAGTTCGCTGGAACGATTGGCGTGGGTTTTACGATTGA
- a CDS encoding transposase: MEIVQKEGKWYVKLSFKKVVELREELPKGIDIGYRKLIATSDGKHIKEFVEKEIDKKRQGSKNFRQKKHDLKRVVDGAFSNGDVFRCLQCGYAEDVDIIGARNILKRFIEKPIVPLYL; the protein is encoded by the coding sequence GTGGAGATAGTCCAGAAGGAAGGAAAATGGTATGTGAAGCTGAGCTTTAAGAAGGTGGTGGAACTCCGAGAGGAGCTGCCAAAAGGTATAGACATAGGCTATAGGAAGCTCATAGCTACTTCAGATGGAAAACACATAAAGGAGTTTGTAGAGAAGGAGATAGACAAGAAAAGGCAAGGGTCTAAGAACTTCAGGCAAAAGAAGCACGATCTGAAAAGGGTCGTGGATGGGGCGTTCAGTAATGGGGATGTTTTCAGGTGCCTGCAATGTGGATACGCGGAAGATGTGGACATTATAGGTGCGAGGAACATCCTCAAGCGGTTTATAGAGAAGCCTATAGTCCCTTTATACCTGTGA
- a CDS encoding VIT1/CCC1 transporter family protein, whose translation MKEGQIPLTSEQREILLAYQRDELTEHHIYTRLARTIRSPENQAILERIAADELRHSRQWQSFTGQEVHPDWLKVWFYTLVGRILGFTFAVKLMERGEEGAQENYSRIEDVIPDAAAIAQEEKAHEEALLGMLDEERLRYTGSIILGLNDALVELTGALAGLTFALQNTSLVAMTGAITGIAAALSMGASEYLSTKAEGGGRNPLRASLYTGVAYIFTVLALIMPYLVMKNPYLCLATALVIAVLIIAFFNYYISVARDLPFRRRFLEMAGLSLAVAAISFGIGILMRAVFGVEI comes from the coding sequence ATGAAGGAAGGTCAAATCCCGTTGACTTCTGAGCAAAGAGAAATCTTGCTGGCTTACCAGCGAGATGAGTTGACCGAACACCACATTTATACCCGGCTGGCACGGACAATTCGCTCGCCGGAGAATCAGGCGATTTTGGAGCGCATTGCCGCAGACGAGCTGCGCCATTCCCGCCAGTGGCAATCGTTCACCGGACAGGAAGTCCATCCCGATTGGCTCAAGGTCTGGTTCTACACGCTGGTCGGCCGTATCCTGGGTTTTACCTTTGCTGTCAAGCTAATGGAGCGAGGGGAAGAAGGAGCGCAGGAAAACTATTCTCGTATAGAAGACGTCATTCCCGACGCCGCAGCCATTGCTCAGGAGGAGAAAGCACACGAAGAAGCTTTGCTGGGGATGCTGGATGAGGAACGGCTCCGTTATACTGGCTCTATTATCCTGGGCCTGAACGATGCGCTGGTGGAGCTGACGGGCGCACTGGCGGGGCTGACTTTTGCGCTCCAGAATACCAGTCTGGTAGCAATGACAGGTGCTATTACAGGCATAGCCGCTGCCCTTTCCATGGGAGCTTCCGAGTATCTCTCAACAAAAGCAGAAGGGGGTGGACGGAACCCATTGCGGGCGTCTTTATATACCGGTGTTGCCTATATTTTTACTGTACTGGCTCTCATCATGCCATATCTGGTGATGAAAAATCCGTATCTCTGTCTGGCAACCGCACTGGTGATAGCTGTGCTCATTATCGCCTTTTTCAATTACTACATTTCTGTGGCCCGTGATCTTCCGTTCCGGCGGCGGTTCCTTGAGATGGCCGGATTGAGCTTGGCTGTGGCAGCGATTAGTTTTGGCATTGGAATACTGATGCGAGCGGTGTTTGGAGTTGAGATATAA